Below is a window of Sulfurisphaera ohwakuensis DNA.
ATGATACATTAGGAGTATTCTCCACCCACGGTATTGCAGGAATAGTAGGAGGATTACTAACTGGTGTGTTTGCAGATCCCAATGTAACTAAATATGTATTACCGGGTTTAACTGGTGCATTATATGGTAATTTCTATCAGTTAGGAATACAAGCCGCAGCTGCTGCTATAGTATTTGTTTATGATTTTGGAGTAACTTTTGGCTTATTGAAGCTAATAGGATTGTTCGTACCATTGCAAGCACCGCCAGATACATTGGCAATTGGTGATTATGCAATGCATGGAGAAGTAGCATATTCTGAACTATTAGCTACTTTACCAGAATCTCAGATAAAGAAGGAAGAAATTAGGGAAGAGGCACCAGAAGAGAAAGAAGATCCAGATAAGAAAAAATCTGACTGATTTTTATTAAGATACAATTCTTTATTTTTTCTAGTAAAAAGATAATTCTTTGGTAACTTTTTATAAACTCTAATATTTTCCAGATAATACTTTCTATAAAATCATACAAAAAAGAAGAAGCTCGCGTTTAATTTCAAGAATAGATCTCATATTAGATATAGAGATAGAACTGTATATCTTATAAAAGTGTCATTATAAATAGGATGAAGGCCCATAAATATGAATTATGAGAAATTATAGTTGGATCAAAATTCCTCATAAACGTCAATGAATTTTTATACCACTCCTCATACTCCTTTTTTGTTACAACGTGAAGTTCTAGCGGATCTCCAAAACCTATCTTCTCTTTAATTAGCGAGGATATTACAGCTTTATCCCAGGCACTCTTTCCCTTTTCAGTTATAATAAGTACATCTATATCACTATCAATTCTATAGTTTCCTCTAGCTATTGAACCGAAGAGTATTACTCTACATTCTGGGTCAATATCCTTAACACATATTCTTTTTATTTTTCTAACGTAGTCCCTAGCCTTAGTCAGGATCTCCTTTCTCTCACTCCACCACTTATATAATTCCCAATACGTGTAGGATCTCCTCGACCACTTTCAAAGCTTTCTCAACAGTATTTTCCTCATATCTATAAGGTAAATATCTTGCTGTAATATATGACTGTTCAATCAGATCTAAAAGTACATCTTGCTCGTTTATTATCCTCTCTAATTCTTTATTTTTTGTTATTTCAATAACTTATTTCATTAACCTCTTCACGTCACGAGTCTTTTCAAAACTTCCGGTAAGTTGATAAAGCGTATATTTCAGAGAAAGTTGTAATGCTTGTTCAAGGCTAAACATTGCAAGATTATATTTACCCTTACTTAGGTTATCCTTAGCGTTAGTAAAGAAATCAATTGCGTTCTCTTTTAAGTATTCTGCCATAGAATAAAATTACAACATATCTTTATTATATTTAGCTTAGGAAGAAGAATATCTAAGATTTGGAAGGGATCTAAAAGACGGAAAGGTTTAGGGCGAAGTAGAAAACGTTCTTCATAATATAATGAAGATAAAACTCAGAGAGAAAATAATTATACTGCCTGAGTTAAATTACTTGCATTTCTACAAATTTTAGTATATAGCAATATCTTAATCTAGTGTATAATCGTTAATAAAGAAAATGCCTTTTAATAAATTTATGTTAAATAACGGCTTTATTAAAGATATACATCAGTATATCTTTAAAAAGTTAAATTAGATGTCTACTAGTTTCTAAGAAATACAGAGTTTAAATATATTATTTTCAAGAGATTTTTATCATATATAGAAAATATTTTACTTATACTTAGGAATTAGATTTTCCTTAATATCATTAAGTAGTGTACTACTTTTTTGCACTTAAATTATTCAAATTAGAGGTCTTATTAAGTTGAAAGCAAAAGTCTTATGTAAAGGAATTTATAATAGTTAGTATATACCTAAATAACTTATGGATCTAAATGTACTTCTGAAAAAGTTTTCTGAATTCAAGTATGTTGAGGTAAGGGAACATAAAATAAGTTCTACACACTTCTTTGTTATTAATGGTTCCCCTGCTGGTTTAGCTAGTGTAAGTCATTCTGGTTACAGTGTTAGAGCATTTAAGGATTCTGCTATGTACTTTACTTCTTCTTCAGATGTAGAGGATCTATCTCCTTTGTCATTTTCTTTAAAAGAATGGGAAAAAGGCTACTCTGTGGATCAGAGAACAAGCGGGGAATACTCAGTCAATGAAAAGGAGAAAATAAAAGATGTACCACTTGAAGAAAAACAGAAAATTTTTGTTGAAATTTCTAATAGTCTAAAAAATATAAAGGTTAATTCCAGGATAGTTTCTGTCATTTTCAGTTATTCTGAATCAGTTGAGGAGAAGAATATTTTGTTTGAAGACGGTACTACTGTTCATGGGTTAGTGCCAAGAATTCATGTCTCGGCAAGTGTTTCAATGGTTAGTGATAAGGCTAGTGCAACATTTTATGAGGAATTTGGAGGTAGTGGAGGTTTTGAGTTGATAAAAATTTGGGACATAGAAAATGTATTGGCTGAGAAAATCAGAAACATTGATGAAATACTTACAAAGGGTAAAGGAGTTACACCAGGTAGGAAAGATGTAATATTCAGTAATATGTTATCTGGTATAATGGCTCATGAGTCTGTAGGTCATCCATTTGAGGCTGACAGAGTTCTTGGTAGGGAATCGGCTCAAGCTGGTTTAAGTTATTTAGTTAATAGAAATTTTGGTGAGAAAATTGGTTCTGACATTGTTAATGTTATTGATGATCCAACGCTTCCTAACAGTTCTGGTTTTTACTTAATTGATGATGAAGGTATTAAGGCTAGGGCGAAGTTTTTAATAAAAGATGGAAAGATAAACGAATTACTTCAAGATCGATTTTCAGCATATAAATTCGGTGTGAGTAGTAATGGTTCTGCCAGGGCTTCAAGATTTGATAGAGAGCCGTTAGTTAGGATGTCTAACACTTTCTTTATGCCTAGTAATTTTACATTTGATGAGCTTCTCGAGGATGTTAAGGACGGTATTTATCTAAAATCCTATATGGAATGGAATATTGATGATCTGAGAATTGGTCAACGCTATATAGGTCTGGAAGCTTATGAAGTTAGAAATGGTGAAATTAAAGAACCATTATTATTCCCTGTTATTGAGGGCACAACTTTTGAATTCCTATATTCAATCGACGCTATAGATAATACTTTAAAGTTTTACTACGGTACTTGCGGAAAAGGAGATCCGGATCAAGGTATCCCAGTTTGGATGGGTGGGCCAAATATGAGATTAAGGAATATTTCCGTAAAGGTGAGAGGTTATGAATGAGGAACTAATTAAGCTAATGGAAAGTTTAAAAGACTTTGATGAAGTTGGTATATTTCAACTTAAGACTAGGAAATTGTTAGTTAAGTTTGTTTACAGTGAAATTGTAGAAGTTCAAAGGCTTGTGAATACTGAATTAAATGTTATAGTAAGAAAAGGGAATAAGTATTTAGCAGTGTCTTCAAATGGTGAGATAGATGTTGAAAAAATTAAGGACATGTTTAATGTAGTCAAAGAAGCCTTCCTAACACCAGTTTTTAGCGACAATGACAGAGAGCTAAAATCTATCAGTTATTCTAACCTAAAAGATATCATCGAGAAAGGTGACATAAGTTCTATTGTTGAAAACATTTACTCCTCTGAGTTTCCACTATCTGGAATACTTCAAGTGAGTGAGAATTCTCTCTCTTTGGTTACTTCAAAAGGTTTTAACGGATTAACTGTAAAATATTCAGCGGATGGATACTTTAGGGCTTTTAATAAGAACTATTCCGGCCAATGGGCTTTCTATTCAGATTCTTTATCACCTTTAAAGGACAGCATAAAACAAGCAAATGTCTTAGCTTCAATAGATGGAGAGACAAAGGTTTATGATGGAAAATACGATGTAGTACTTTCACCGCTTGTTGTTGGAAACTTAATGAGTGATTTTAGTTATTTCGCTTCAGCATTCAGTGTATATACGGGTTCATCATTCTTATACAATGTAAAGCAAGGTGATAAGATAGCTAGCGAGAAGTTAAGTATTTACGATGTCCCTAATAAGTTAGGTACTAGAGAATTTGATGATGAGGCAACGTTTACTTACGACAAACCTTTAATAGAAAATGGTATATTTCAAACGTTACTTTATAATAATGAGCTGGCAAAATTAATGAATGCTAAGTCAACTGGAAATGCTGGTATTATTTCTCCGATTTCTTTTGGAATTGAAGTTAAGGGTGGTAATGTAAAGTTTGATTCTCTTCTTTCTGGTAATGTAATCTTTATCAATAATAATTGGTATACTAGGTATCAGAATTACTTAGAAGGAGCTTTCTCAACTGTTTGTAGGGATGCCGTAATTGTATATAAAGATGGTAAACCCATAGGTAATGCTGGAAGGATTAGGATTTCTGATTATATTCCTAGAATTTTAAAAAATATAGAAGAAGTTTCTAAAGAGAGTTTTGCTGTGAAATGGTGGGATGCCCCATTACCGACGATATCTCCCTTTGTCCTAGTTAAGAATGTAAATATAACTAGGGCTTAGTATTTTTTTAATAGTTCAGACTCGAAACACTTATTAAATAACTATGAGACAATATCTTATGGATAAAAGGAACATTATTCTTGCTATAGTTATGCTTGGAACTATGATGGCGGCTGTGGATAGTACTGTAGTAATTTTAGCTTTACCAGTAATAGTCCAAGATTTACATACAGACTTTTTCACCGCGATTTGGGTAATAATTCTTTACATCTTTGTAGTCCTAGTCCTAACAACACAGTTAGGCAGGCTAGGCGACAGGGTAGGTAGGGATAAAGTGTATAATTGGGGATTTGTTGTATTCACTATTGGTTCCGCATTGTGTGGTGCTTCACCAAACATTGGTTCTTTAATAACGTTTAGAGGTATTCAGTCGTTAGGTGGAGCTATGATGCAGTCAACTGGTGGTGCTGTAATTGCAGATAACTTTCCTCCTAATGAGAGAGGTAAGGCCTACGGATTTACATCAATAGGTTGGAACGTTGGAGCAATGCTTGGCATAATTCTAGGTGGGATCATAACTACATTTATCGGTTGGAGATACATCTTTTATATTAATATTCCAATAGGTATTATAGCATCTATCTTGAGTTTTAAATTTATAAGAGCGAAAGAGGTTACTGAAGGACGATTTGATATCCCCGGAACAGTTCTTCTTGCTTCTTCCTTATCTTTAATAAGTTATGGTGCAGCTGACATTGCGGGAGAAGGTTTAGTTCTTAAAAACGAAATAATGATACTAGTTGGATTAATAGTCTTCGTAGGATTTCTTCTTGTAGAGAAAAGAGTAAAGAATCCTATAATTGATTTCTCCGTATTTCAAAACAGAGTTTTAACTTATTCATTATTTGCGTCATTTTTCCAAAGCCTCGGCTACTTATCAGTCGCATTTATAATAATTATGTATTTACAAGGTGTTAGAGGACTAACTCCCTTTCAAGCGTCGCTTTTGCTAGTTCCAGGTTATGTAATTGCCAGTTTAATTGCACCATTTACTGGTAAGCTATCTGATAAGATTGGTTCGAGAATTCCCGCAACACTAGGAATGGGATTAATGATTATTGCAATATTCCTTTATATAAGTATAGCTACTGGTATAAATACTCCTTTAATTAATGTAATATTTGCTAGCCTTGTAGGGGGTATTGGTTCATCATTTTTCTATCCAGCAAATAATAGTGCTATAATGGCTAATGCGAGAAGAGGAATCTATGGTGGAGTTTCTGGTTTACAAAGAACTTTAGCAAATATGGGTTTGCTTTTAAGTTATGTGCTAGCAATAACTATCTCATCTCTTACAGTTCCAAGATATGTGGCATTTGAAGTATTCTTAGGGACTTATAATGGTAAGATACCAGCTCAATTCATTACTGGTATACATTCAGCACTAGTACTAGGGGCTATTATTCTGTTCATAGGATTAGTATTATCGGCATTAAGAGGAAAAGAGATAAGGAGCAATCTGGTCTCGCCCACATCATAAACTTATACTAAAATTTTTATGGTAGCAAAAACATAATAATTACTGTCTCTTTCATCACCCTGAAGGGCTATGGTTCTCGGTATATAAGGGGTTACAGTACTTTACGGGTGTTACTCCATTACACAGTACTAAAAAGTAAAGAATGCTTTTCACTTTGTTTACTACTTTTCCAATTATCTTCTTCATATAGCTATTCAAATCACTGTGCAATTTATAATTAAACGGACAGCCAACAATATCCCTAGGTTGCCCCCTTACCTATAAAATCTTAAGAATAATATTTTATCCTCTATAGCCTAGTAGAATATATATGTCTAAAACGAAACATAATCTTCTAATTAACTATAGTTAAAAAATCAGAAAAGATAAAGTATGTCAGTATTGTTATATCACTATTACTAAGCTAAGATATAATATAAAATTGGATAAGAAAAAGATAAATCAGTAAGACGATATAAGTACTTTATGATTTCATTAATAATTTCTGAGGAAAATCCTACACTACCCAGAGATGTTAATGATCTATATCCAGGCAAGTTTAGGATTTTCACAATGAAATACTATCCTGGGCATGGAATAAGGAAAGATGAACAAGAAAGAATGTTTAAAGAATTAGAGAAAATAAAGAAGCAAGTAGAATTAGCTGATGCTATATTTTACGCTAGGTCATATGGAGTTTTTTACAGGCCGGGAATGGAAAAGATGAAAAAGTTCTTCTCTAAACCAGTTCTTATTGCTACTGAGTCAATTATTACTAGACTAAGAGAATTAAATGCTAAGAAAATTTATGTTATAACTCCTTATAATCAAAGAAGACACGAATACGAAATTAAATGGCTAAGAGATTGGGGATTTGATATTGTTGGCTCTATAAGCCTAGGAAGAACTGGTGGCGAGGCAATAGCTTCTACTCCGCATGAGTTGGTTATCGAGGCTACAAAGATTGCTCATCAATCCTCAGCCGATGCCATTTATATTGCTTGTACTATTCTTTCTACTCTTCCAATCCTTAAGGAATTGGAGGGCAGACTTCCTGTTGTTACTGCTTCCTCTTCTCTCTTTGAAGTTGCAAGGGAAAAGAAGCTCATTGATTTCTGAGAGGATCATTAACAAATCCCTTGCCCAAATTGTGAAAACTATATCTTTGTCAAGGTTAGTAAAACCGTATGGGTGAAGAATCCTAGAAAGATTTGCGTATATTTTTAAGAGAGAATTAGAATTTTTACCTACTGTTTCACAAGCTAAGGCTATTAGTGCACTAGCTTTTGGCATGGCTAATATAAAATATTTTGCATCATTTTTACAATATTTACATTTTATCTCCTTTTTATTCCTTTTCATTCCTAATTCTGAAAAAATTTCATGAATAGACATTGCATATTTCTCCCATTTTAGATGTTTCTCACAAACTGGTACACCAGTAAAGTAAATAGTAGTAGCATTCACTTCCCTTATTCCAGTATATTTTCTTATTTTAGTTAATGCTTCTCCACCAGAACGGAT
It encodes the following:
- a CDS encoding nucleotidyltransferase domain-containing protein, which codes for MLTKARDYVRKIKRICVKDIDPECRVILFGSIARGNYRIDSDIDVLIITEKGKSAWDKAVISSLIKEKIGFGDPLELHVVTKKEYEEWYKNSLTFMRNFDPTIISHNSYLWAFILFIMTLL
- a CDS encoding TldD/PmbA family protein yields the protein MDLNVLLKKFSEFKYVEVREHKISSTHFFVINGSPAGLASVSHSGYSVRAFKDSAMYFTSSSDVEDLSPLSFSLKEWEKGYSVDQRTSGEYSVNEKEKIKDVPLEEKQKIFVEISNSLKNIKVNSRIVSVIFSYSESVEEKNILFEDGTTVHGLVPRIHVSASVSMVSDKASATFYEEFGGSGGFELIKIWDIENVLAEKIRNIDEILTKGKGVTPGRKDVIFSNMLSGIMAHESVGHPFEADRVLGRESAQAGLSYLVNRNFGEKIGSDIVNVIDDPTLPNSSGFYLIDDEGIKARAKFLIKDGKINELLQDRFSAYKFGVSSNGSARASRFDREPLVRMSNTFFMPSNFTFDELLEDVKDGIYLKSYMEWNIDDLRIGQRYIGLEAYEVRNGEIKEPLLFPVIEGTTFEFLYSIDAIDNTLKFYYGTCGKGDPDQGIPVWMGGPNMRLRNISVKVRGYE
- a CDS encoding TldD/PmbA family protein, with amino-acid sequence MNEELIKLMESLKDFDEVGIFQLKTRKLLVKFVYSEIVEVQRLVNTELNVIVRKGNKYLAVSSNGEIDVEKIKDMFNVVKEAFLTPVFSDNDRELKSISYSNLKDIIEKGDISSIVENIYSSEFPLSGILQVSENSLSLVTSKGFNGLTVKYSADGYFRAFNKNYSGQWAFYSDSLSPLKDSIKQANVLASIDGETKVYDGKYDVVLSPLVVGNLMSDFSYFASAFSVYTGSSFLYNVKQGDKIASEKLSIYDVPNKLGTREFDDEATFTYDKPLIENGIFQTLLYNNELAKLMNAKSTGNAGIISPISFGIEVKGGNVKFDSLLSGNVIFINNNWYTRYQNYLEGAFSTVCRDAVIVYKDGKPIGNAGRIRISDYIPRILKNIEEVSKESFAVKWWDAPLPTISPFVLVKNVNITRA
- a CDS encoding MFS transporter; amino-acid sequence: MDKRNIILAIVMLGTMMAAVDSTVVILALPVIVQDLHTDFFTAIWVIILYIFVVLVLTTQLGRLGDRVGRDKVYNWGFVVFTIGSALCGASPNIGSLITFRGIQSLGGAMMQSTGGAVIADNFPPNERGKAYGFTSIGWNVGAMLGIILGGIITTFIGWRYIFYINIPIGIIASILSFKFIRAKEVTEGRFDIPGTVLLASSLSLISYGAADIAGEGLVLKNEIMILVGLIVFVGFLLVEKRVKNPIIDFSVFQNRVLTYSLFASFFQSLGYLSVAFIIIMYLQGVRGLTPFQASLLLVPGYVIASLIAPFTGKLSDKIGSRIPATLGMGLMIIAIFLYISIATGINTPLINVIFASLVGGIGSSFFYPANNSAIMANARRGIYGGVSGLQRTLANMGLLLSYVLAITISSLTVPRYVAFEVFLGTYNGKIPAQFITGIHSALVLGAIILFIGLVLSALRGKEIRSNLVSPTS
- a CDS encoding maleate cis-trans isomerase, whose translation is MISLIISEENPTLPRDVNDLYPGKFRIFTMKYYPGHGIRKDEQERMFKELEKIKKQVELADAIFYARSYGVFYRPGMEKMKKFFSKPVLIATESIITRLRELNAKKIYVITPYNQRRHEYEIKWLRDWGFDIVGSISLGRTGGEAIASTPHELVIEATKIAHQSSADAIYIACTILSTLPILKELEGRLPVVTASSSLFEVAREKKLIDF